GATACCACTCTTCGTGATGGTGAACAAACGCCAGGCGTTAATTTTTCAATCAAAGAAAAAGTAGCAATTGCCAAACAGCTTGAAAAATGGGGTATTGCTTCAATTGAAGCTGGTTTTCCAGCAGCTAGTCCTGATTCATTTGAAGCGGTTCGTCAAATTTCAGCAGTAATGACAACAACTGCGGTGTCAGGTTTAGCACGTTCTGTGAAATCAGATATTGATGCTTGTTATGAAGCATTGAAAGATGCTAAATACCCACAATGTCACGTGTTCATTGCAACAAGTCCTATTCATCGTGAATATAAATTGAAAAAAACAAAAGAAGAAATTCTTGATATTATCAAAGAACATGTGACTTATGCACGCAGTAAATTTGATGTGGTCGAATTTTCTCCAGAAGATGCAACCCGTACAGAACTTGATTATCTTCTCCAAGTTGTTCAGACAGCGGTTGATGCTGGCGCAACTTACATCAATATTCCTGATACGGTTGGTTTTACAACGCCAGAGGAATATGGTAACATCTTCAAATATTTGATTGAAAATACAAAATCAGACCGCGAGATTATCTTCAGTCCACATTGTCATGATGACCTTGGAATGGCGACAGCCAACACTTTGGCAGCTATCAAAAATGGTGCTGGACGCGTTGAAGGGACAGTCAATGGTATTGGTGAACGTGCTGGAAATGTGGCACTTGAAGAGATTGCAGTAGCTCTTAATATCCGTAAAGATTATTATCAAGCGACATCTGATATTGTCCTTAACGAAACGGTCAATACGTCTGAATTGATTTCACGCTTCTCAGGAATTTCAATTCCTAAGAACAAAGCTGTGGTTGGTGGAAATGCCTTCTCACACGAATCTGGTATTCACCAAGATGGTGTGCTTAAAAATCCACTCACTTATGAAATTATCACGCCAGAGCTTGTCGGTGTCAAACACAACTCGCTTCCGCTTGGTAAACTTTCAGGTCGTCATGCTTTCATTGAAAAATTGAAAGAACTCGAACTTGCTTTCGAAGAATCAGAAATTGCAACGCTATTTGGTAAATTTAAAAAATTGGCTGATAAGAAACATGAAATTACAGACGCTGATATCAGAGCTTTGGTTGCTGGAACAGAAAT
This sequence is a window from Streptococcus macedonicus ACA-DC 198. Protein-coding genes within it:
- the leuA gene encoding 2-isopropylmalate synthase; this translates as MRKVGFLDTTLRDGEQTPGVNFSIKEKVAIAKQLEKWGIASIEAGFPAASPDSFEAVRQISAVMTTTAVSGLARSVKSDIDACYEALKDAKYPQCHVFIATSPIHREYKLKKTKEEILDIIKEHVTYARSKFDVVEFSPEDATRTELDYLLQVVQTAVDAGATYINIPDTVGFTTPEEYGNIFKYLIENTKSDREIIFSPHCHDDLGMATANTLAAIKNGAGRVEGTVNGIGERAGNVALEEIAVALNIRKDYYQATSDIVLNETVNTSELISRFSGISIPKNKAVVGGNAFSHESGIHQDGVLKNPLTYEIITPELVGVKHNSLPLGKLSGRHAFIEKLKELELAFEESEIATLFGKFKKLADKKHEITDADIRALVAGTEIENPEGFHFGDLKLTSNADDTVTAEVFMVNADGEEVEVIANGKGSVEAIYNAVDKFFNQTVRLLSYTMDAVTDGIDSQARVSVSIENGDTGTIFNASGIDFDVLKAGAIAYVNANAFVQKENAGEIGKAVSFRDVPTN